ACCTGGTGCGCCAGGCGCTGCGGATGCGGCCGGACCGGCTCGTCGTCGGGGAGGTCCGCGACGCGGCGGTCGTCGACCTCCTCGCCGCCATGAACACCGGCCACGAGGGCGGCTGCGGGACGCTGCACGCCAACTCCGCGGCCGACGTACCGGCCCGCATCGAGGCGCTCGCCCTCGGCGCCGGCCTGGCCCGCGAGGCCGCCCACAGCCAGCTCGTCGCGGGCCTCGACGCCGTCCTCCACGTCCGTCGCGACCGGCACTCTGGCCGCCGACGCCTCAGCGAGGTCGCCGTGGTCGTCGGCGGACCCGACGGACTGGCCCGCACCGAGGTCGCGGTCGCCTTCGACGGCGCCGGGACGCCGACCGCGGGCCCCGGCTCGCAGCGGCTCCTCGCCCTCCTCGACGGGAGGGCGTGATGGGCCTGCTCGTGCTCGCCGCGGCCGTCACGGCGGCGCTGCTGCTCGTCGTACCCGCGCCGCTCCGGCTCCTCGGCGCCGAGCCCGCTCCCGGCCGCGGGTCCAGGTCGCCGGCACTGCTGGTCGGCGCGGCCGCCGGGCTGGTGGCCCTGCTGGCCCACGGATCGGTTCCGGGCCTGGTGCTCCCGTTGCTGGGGCTCGCGCTCGCCACCGCGGTCGTGCGGGCGTTCGCGGCCCGGCGCCGGGACCGGGCCGCGAACGACGTACGCCGCCGCGTCGTCGACCTCTGCGACGGGCTGGGCGCCGAGCTCGCTGCGGGGCAGACGCCCGTCGCCGCGCTCGACCGCGCGGCCGTCGAGTGGCCGCTGGTCGCCCCCATTGCCCGGGCGGCGCGGACCGGCGGGGACGTCGTGGCGGCCTTCCGCTCGCTGGCGACGACGCCGGGTGGCGAGGCGCTGCGGGTGGTCGGCGGCGCGTGGCACGTGTCCCACCGCACCGGCCACGGCCTCGCCGACACCCTCGGACGAGTGGCTGCAGACCTGCGGGCGGGGGAGCGTACCCGCCGGGTCGTGAGCGGCGAGCTCGCGTCGGCGCGGGCGACCGCTCGGCTGCTCGCCGCCCTGCCCGTGCTCGCCCTGCTGATGGGGTCCGGAGCCGGTGCCGACCCGCTGCGGTTCCTGCTCGGCCAACCCGTCGGCCTCGCCTGCCTCGCCGGCGGACTGGCCGCCGGGTACGCCGGACTCGTCTGGATCGAGGCCCTCGCCCGGGACGTCGAGCGCCATGGCTGAGGCCGTCCTGGTCGGCCTGCTCGTCGGGCTGGGCGTGCTCCTCGGCCCGGGCAGGTCCCGGCCGGCCGGAGCCTCGGCTGGAGCCCCGGACGCGTCTGTCGCGGGCCGGGACGGTGGCGAGGGGCTGCTGCGTCGCGGCCGGATCCTCTGGGCGCTCCTGGCGGGCGGCGGTGCGGCGGTCGTCCTCGGCGGCCCGCTGGCCCTGCCGGCCGGCATCGTCGCCGGTGTCGTCGTCGCGATGACCGCGGGCCGGCTCGAGCCGCGTACGGTCCGCCGGCGCCGCGAGGAGGTGCGCCGCGACCTCCCGCACGTCGTCACCCTCCTCGCGGCGGCGCTGCGCTCGGGCCAGGCTCCCGTCGAGGCGATCGAGCTGGTCTGCCGTGCGCTGCCCGGCGCGGCGTCCGAGCGTCTCGCTCCTGTCGCGGCGCGGTTGCGGCTCGGCGGTGACGCCGAGGCGATCTGGGGCCGTCTGGCCGACGACCCCGATCTCGCCCCGCTGGGCCGGGCGCTCGGCCGCGCCCACCGGACCGGGTCCCCGGTGGTCGCCGCGGTCGAGGGACTTGCCGCAGAGCTCGGTGTCCGGGCCCGGGCCGAGGTGGAGGACCGGGCCCGGGCGGTCGGCGTGCGTGCCGCCGTACCCCTCGGCGTGTGCCTGCTGCCGTCGTTCCTGCTCCTGGGCATCGTCCCGCTGGCCGTGTCGCTGGCGGCGGGCATCGTGCGATGAGCCTTGCTCAACCGCCTCATCCGTGCTGTCGGGAGCCATCGGCCGTCCCCAGGCCGGTCACCGGCCGGGCCCTGTCCACAGGCCGGAGCGGGACGGACCGCCAGGGCCGGCCGGGGCGCGCAGTCTCGGATCCGACAGTCGCACCGGGCGGCTGCTGACGAACGGAGAGAACCTTGGCACCACGCACCTCGCGCCGCGCCCCGAGCTC
The genomic region above belongs to Nocardioides sp. QY071 and contains:
- a CDS encoding type II secretion system F family protein, whose translation is MGLLVLAAAVTAALLLVVPAPLRLLGAEPAPGRGSRSPALLVGAAAGLVALLAHGSVPGLVLPLLGLALATAVVRAFAARRRDRAANDVRRRVVDLCDGLGAELAAGQTPVAALDRAAVEWPLVAPIARAARTGGDVVAAFRSLATTPGGEALRVVGGAWHVSHRTGHGLADTLGRVAADLRAGERTRRVVSGELASARATARLLAALPVLALLMGSGAGADPLRFLLGQPVGLACLAGGLAAGYAGLVWIEALARDVERHG
- a CDS encoding type II secretion system F family protein, with the translated sequence MAEAVLVGLLVGLGVLLGPGRSRPAGASAGAPDASVAGRDGGEGLLRRGRILWALLAGGGAAVVLGGPLALPAGIVAGVVVAMTAGRLEPRTVRRRREEVRRDLPHVVTLLAAALRSGQAPVEAIELVCRALPGAASERLAPVAARLRLGGDAEAIWGRLADDPDLAPLGRALGRAHRTGSPVVAAVEGLAAELGVRARAEVEDRARAVGVRAAVPLGVCLLPSFLLLGIVPLAVSLAAGIVR